From a single Lolium rigidum isolate FL_2022 chromosome 7, APGP_CSIRO_Lrig_0.1, whole genome shotgun sequence genomic region:
- the LOC124676925 gene encoding uncharacterized protein LOC124676925, with protein sequence MGKKLGNAGPSSASRSTNQAVSLREETSGKTHADAASLLRVQHLQRLAAWASGEAAVGPIGALLGHRLATDAVAPGIPIGASSFLCQRCESVLQPGFNCTIRIKNNKKKAKRRKKSNYCRNSIVYACHFCGDQNLIRGSGKGMVKSLLSSRKPASMDIASIMLKGESMNMARVATKKGIEYSLTAVSRLESDRLKTFTLEKDKHVNGPKSNLSEDSEIEKGVVFPMMDRGQLASATVQEDIPQKIVESTTHYKFMNEIKPMSDITSQEEFVVGSNFVTPQKNKLGEVTAPKGSAEQLKTRSTLNNKGQSCVSITGKAPRSHSKSASNTKSALGDSTQPAGSSRKRARKGWTTLKQIAEKEELEREVKMDNFVIPFFMQ encoded by the exons ATGGGGAAGAAGCTGGGCAACGCTGGCCCTTCGTCGGCATCCAGGTCCACCAACCAGGCCGTATCGCTCCGGGAGGAGACCTCCGGGAAGACGCATGCCGACGCGGCCTCCCTGCTGAGGGTCCAGCACCTGCAGCGGCTGGCCGCGTGGGCGAGCGGGGAGGCTGCGGTTGGACCGATCGGGGCACTGCTAGGCCACCGCCTCGCCACGGACGCCGTGGCCCCCGGGATTCCCATAGGCGCTTCCTCCTTCCTTTGCCAGAG GTGTGAATCAGTTTTACAGCCAGGCTTCAACTGCACAATCCGTATaaagaacaacaaaaagaaagCAAAGAGGCGGAAGAAGTCAAATTATTGCCGAAACAGCATTGTGTATGCATGCCATTTCTGTGGAGACCAAAACCTAATACGGGGTAGTGGAAAGGGTATGGTGAAGAGCCTATTATCATCAAGAAAGCCTGCTAGCATGGACATAGCCAGCATAATGTTGAAAGGAGAAAGTATGAACATGGCAAGAGTAGCTACAAAAAAGGGGATCGAGTATTCTTTAACGGCAGTCTCACGACTGGAATCTGACAGGTTGAAAACATTTACTCTTGAAAAGGATAAACATGTTAACGGGCCAAAGTCTAATCTTTCTGAAGATTCTGAAATAGAGAAAGGGGTTGTTTTTCCAATGATGGATCGTGGTCAGTTGGCATCTGCAACGGTTCAGGAAGACATCCCACAGAAAATTGTAGAAAGCACCACACATTATAAATTTATGAATGAAATCAAGCCCATGTCTGATATTACTTCTCAAGAAGAATTTGTAGTTGGGTCAAATTTTGTTACTCCTCAGAAGAACAAACTGGGAGAAGTGACTGCACCTAAAGGTTCGGCAGAACAATTGAAGACAAGAAGTACACTGAACAACAAAGGGCAGAGTTGTGTTTCAATTACTGGCAAGGCCCCTAGAAGTCATAGTAAGTCAGCTTCGAATACTAAATCTGCACTAGGTGACTCTACACAGCCTGCTGGCAGTTCAAGGAAGCGAGCAAGAAAAGGGTGGACTACGCTAAAGCAGATTGCTGAAAAGGAGGAGCTTGAGAGAGAAGTGAAGATGGATAACTTTGTAATCCCATTCTTCATGCAGTAA
- the LOC124672483 gene encoding protein CURVATURE THYLAKOID 1B, chloroplastic-like: MATACRFAAPLGLAPLPRSRAGAGTKSVIFSVRSTKVVQRNFVVKAASDEGPAETPEIVKAAQDAWAKVEDKYAVATIGVAGLVALWTAVGALKAIDKLPILPGVLELVGIGYTGWFTYRNLIFQPDREALISNIKSTYNEITGSSS, translated from the exons ATGGCCACCGCCTGCCGATTCGCCGCGCCGCTGGGCCTCGCCCCGCTGCCTCGCAGCCGCGCGGGCGCCGGCACCAAGAGCGTCATTTTCTCTGTACGCTCCACCAAGGTCGTACAGCGGAACTTCGTCGTGAAGGCGGCTTCCGACGAGGGTCCGGCGGAGACCCCCGAGATCGTCAAGGCTGCGCAGGACGCG TGGGCAAAAGTTGAGGACAAGTACGCCGTGGCCACCATCGGGGTCGCCGGGCTCGTCGCGCTATGGACGGCCGTAGGGGCGCTCAAG GCCATTGACAAGCTTCCTATCTTGCCTGGTGTGTTGGAGCTGGTTGGCATCGGGTACACAGGG TGGTTCACATACCGTAACCTCATCTTCCAGCCTGACAG GGAAGCGCTGATCAGCAACATCAAGAGCACCTACAATGAAATCACCGGGAGCAGCAGCTAA